Proteins encoded within one genomic window of Anastrepha ludens isolate Willacy chromosome 4, idAnaLude1.1, whole genome shotgun sequence:
- the LOC128860789 gene encoding cell cycle checkpoint control protein RAD9A isoform X2 has product MKCTLDDGSTKVFAKAVQSLSKFGGDLFVEANKDGMQLRTLNSTKSAVGTYRFSRSFFDCYEVILNEESYCKLDMRACLTVFRSTKQVERCDMTYLSDNAKFQIQLKCQHETLKNTFISVDEEENITAEMAPESTCNNIRGSHKIFTEISNNFNPAEEEITLEAQIKKISIKNYVEGSRVNEKFMRSQLQLNAEEFEDYKIGKETSITFCLKEFRAFLIFAEALNENVCLQFTEAGSPVFMGITYRDEIHCLLIMSTLSPEEISFTDSCQETDVQDNTMKKVHKRRLKCIAEESTLSNSSSLFNFERHSNKDSFSSFVAIPRNQGQPITAISGSDASMVLLPSVSGESDRSQTTHRQQNYASTGCETDITNMLRPISGDDVDCIPESPKRQERANLRTIFSRCFHSTYVPVEPSMGSQIYAPASDTED; this is encoded by the exons ATGAAATGCACATTAGATGATGGAAGCACAAAAG TCTTTGCTAAAGCGGTGCAATCACTTTCAAAGTTTGGCGGCGATTTGTTCGTGGAGGCCAATAAAGATGGAATGCAATTACGTACTTTGAATTCAACGAAATCTGCAGTTGGGACATACCGTTTCAGTAGAAGCTTCTTCGACTGCTACGAGGTTATCCTAAATGAAGAAAGCTATTGTAAACTTGACATGAGGGCTTGCCTTACTGTGTTCCGCAGCACGAAGCAG GTAGAACGTTGTGATATGACGTATTTAAGCGACAATGCAAAGTTTCAAATACAGCTAAAGTGCCAACATGAAACACTTAAGAATACTTTTATATCGGTCGATGAGGAGGAGAATATAACAGCAGAAATGGCACCTGAAAGCACATGCAACAA TATTCGTGGGTCACATAAGATCTTCACTGAAATATCAAATAACTTCAATCCAGCAGAGGAAGAGATCACGCTAGaagcacaaattaaaaaaatcagtatCAAAAACTATGTGGAGGGATCAAGAGTTAATGAGAAATTTATGCGATCTCAGTTacaattaaa tgCCGAAGAGTTCGAAGATTACAAGATAGGAAAGGAAACATCTATAACATTTTGCTTGAAAGAATTTAgagcttttttaatatttgctgaGGCATTAAACGAAAATGTATGTCTTCAATTCACCGAGGCCGGTAG TCCCGTGTTTATGGGCATAACATACAGAGATGAAATTCACTGCCTACTTATCATGTCAACTTTGTCACCGGAAGAAATAAGCTTTACTGATAGTTGTCAAGAAACAGACGTCCAAGATAACACAATGAAAAAAGTTCACAAGCGGAGACTG AAGTGCATTGCAGAAGAATCAACACTAAGCAATAGCTCATCCTTATTTAATTTCGAAAGACATAGTAATAAGGATAGTTTTTCTTCCTTTGTGGCTATTCCTCGAAACCAAGGTCAACCGATAACGGCCATATCCGGGTCCGATGCGAGTATGGTTTTACTGCCATCAGTATCTGGGGAATCAGACCGATCGCAGACAACACATCGCCAACAAAATTATGCTTCAACTGGATGTGAAACGGATATAACTAATATGCTGAGGCCAATAAGCGGTGACGATGTAGATTGCATTCCAGAGTCTCCAAAGCGCCAAGAAAGGGCGAATTTGCGTACTATATTTTCTCGTTGTTTTCATTCCACTTACGTACCAGTGGAACCTTCAATGGGTAGTCAGATATATGCTCCAGCTTCAGATACAGAagattga
- the LOC128860789 gene encoding cell cycle checkpoint control protein RAD9A isoform X1, whose translation MKCTLDDGSTKVFAKAVQSLSKFGGDLFVEANKDGMQLRTLNSTKSAVGTYRFSRSFFDCYEVILNEESYCKLDMRACLTVFRSTKQVERCDMTYLSDNAKFQIQLKCQHETLKNTFISVDEEENITAEMAPESTCNNIRGSHKIFTEISNNFNPAEEEITLEAQIKKISIKNYVEGSRVNEKFMRSQLQLNAEEFEDYKIGKETSITFCLKEFRAFLIFAEALNENVCLQFTEAGSPVFMGITYRDEIHCLLIMSTLSPEEISFTDSCQETDVQDNTMKKVHKRRLVNTKAISQSKSLKQDLQKCIAEESTLSNSSSLFNFERHSNKDSFSSFVAIPRNQGQPITAISGSDASMVLLPSVSGESDRSQTTHRQQNYASTGCETDITNMLRPISGDDVDCIPESPKRQERANLRTIFSRCFHSTYVPVEPSMGSQIYAPASDTED comes from the exons ATGAAATGCACATTAGATGATGGAAGCACAAAAG TCTTTGCTAAAGCGGTGCAATCACTTTCAAAGTTTGGCGGCGATTTGTTCGTGGAGGCCAATAAAGATGGAATGCAATTACGTACTTTGAATTCAACGAAATCTGCAGTTGGGACATACCGTTTCAGTAGAAGCTTCTTCGACTGCTACGAGGTTATCCTAAATGAAGAAAGCTATTGTAAACTTGACATGAGGGCTTGCCTTACTGTGTTCCGCAGCACGAAGCAG GTAGAACGTTGTGATATGACGTATTTAAGCGACAATGCAAAGTTTCAAATACAGCTAAAGTGCCAACATGAAACACTTAAGAATACTTTTATATCGGTCGATGAGGAGGAGAATATAACAGCAGAAATGGCACCTGAAAGCACATGCAACAA TATTCGTGGGTCACATAAGATCTTCACTGAAATATCAAATAACTTCAATCCAGCAGAGGAAGAGATCACGCTAGaagcacaaattaaaaaaatcagtatCAAAAACTATGTGGAGGGATCAAGAGTTAATGAGAAATTTATGCGATCTCAGTTacaattaaa tgCCGAAGAGTTCGAAGATTACAAGATAGGAAAGGAAACATCTATAACATTTTGCTTGAAAGAATTTAgagcttttttaatatttgctgaGGCATTAAACGAAAATGTATGTCTTCAATTCACCGAGGCCGGTAG TCCCGTGTTTATGGGCATAACATACAGAGATGAAATTCACTGCCTACTTATCATGTCAACTTTGTCACCGGAAGAAATAAGCTTTACTGATAGTTGTCAAGAAACAGACGTCCAAGATAACACAATGAAAAAAGTTCACAAGCGGAGACTGGTAAATACAAAGGCAATTAGTCAATCTAAAAGTCTTAAACAAGATTTACAGAAGTGCATTGCAGAAGAATCAACACTAAGCAATAGCTCATCCTTATTTAATTTCGAAAGACATAGTAATAAGGATAGTTTTTCTTCCTTTGTGGCTATTCCTCGAAACCAAGGTCAACCGATAACGGCCATATCCGGGTCCGATGCGAGTATGGTTTTACTGCCATCAGTATCTGGGGAATCAGACCGATCGCAGACAACACATCGCCAACAAAATTATGCTTCAACTGGATGTGAAACGGATATAACTAATATGCTGAGGCCAATAAGCGGTGACGATGTAGATTGCATTCCAGAGTCTCCAAAGCGCCAAGAAAGGGCGAATTTGCGTACTATATTTTCTCGTTGTTTTCATTCCACTTACGTACCAGTGGAACCTTCAATGGGTAGTCAGATATATGCTCCAGCTTCAGATACAGAagattga
- the LOC128860792 gene encoding UDP-glucose:glycoprotein glucosyltransferase, with product MFEEMFVRVLVLFVLLSTCFDGNVASELSGAYTQSYSVTTLINAKWQQTPLYLEIAEYLSDENPALFWDYVNEVQSEQKLLKEYASESNQYLAAINVARNRLSVLQLPLLKLVVSLHSLTPRIQTHLQISNKIYARSNCDSNTFVQIGEDVVCSIEELKKKLDSNKEALENITIYSFDHIYPGAENNSRTVVLYGDFASHLFLTYHKILSKEALAGNIRYIVRHYIAFNPHNRPVRLSGYGVELHLKSTEYKSQDDAPKANDDSVQNNTGDDVEIQGFDFKILKERFPSLTHSLDQLRYNLLKGNEEISQLKAWEFQDLGLQAAAAISEVQGDEALQILQFIAHNFPMQARTLLSHKVSEALRAEIKHNIDVFGRSLNIVPPDGAVFVNGLFFDADTMDLGALVETLRSEVHVLESLHRNNIRGSIASALLVLDLSGGASKEFAIDIRDTAVMWINDIETDSQYRRWPSSVMDLLRPAFPGMLRNIRKNIFNLVLVVDPLNPSSRNLIKLAESFVIHQAPVRLGLVFDTRNSEKDTAKDYNSIICAYNFVTQNKDGRSALSFLTDVFATVDTTDNVRHKHIRSQLKKTFSNLSGNKVDDILGEDSDYDYGQQLSQEFIDRMGFANSPQALLNGVPMQQNLLYSDSEFEEAIFSEIIQQTSTFQKAVYKGDLTDSDSVIDYLMNQDHVMPRLNQRILNTDSSKFLDFTGNEYKDLTNVRDLAQLSNRDMTATLLANIKYFSSKHATESIGAVKLNFLTIWVVADIEQADGRDLLINALRYLKSGSSVRVAFLPNTEGSHLSDKHNLNRLAWAASQTLPPIEATDVVLKWLKNPDLIREIPEAINDILSSTELHIKMLRTYVQRVLGVKKSSRLVVGNGKIFGPLSSGEQFTMEDFGLIDRFNAFQYGDKIRKVIQQSIGNYEDSDDLVITSDTLLKLYASLVPKQQKTRFKIPDDIKKSNSVVRLAPKQPLMPHFDISAVIDPASRSAQKLAPILILLRNILNCEMHIYLTPVGQHSDMPVKNFYRYVLEPEVQFQSNGKLAEGPFAKFTGLPVNSLLTQNLQVPENWLVEAVRSVYDLDNIKLSEIGGPVHSEYELEYLLLEGHCFDSNSGAPPRGLQVTLGTQKTAAIVDTIVMANLGYFQLKANPGVWELRLREGKSADIYDITHAEGPNTIHQNHLTKVVISSLRSHVIKLRVTKKPGKQNADLLGDDEEEANSGIWNSIASSFGAGPTVSTNSENGADDSETINIFSVASGHLYERLMRIMMLSVLKHTKSPVKFWFLKNYLSPQFTDFLPHMSREYGFQYELVQYKWPRWLHQQTEKQRTIWGYKILFLDVLFPLNVRKIIFVDADAIVRTDIRELYEMDLGGAPYAYTPFCDSRKEMEGFRFWKQGYWRSHLMGRRYHISALYVVDLKRFRKIAAGDRLRGQYQALSQDPNSLSNLDQDLPNNMIHQVAIKSLPDEWLWCQTWCSDNSFKKAKVIDLCNNPMTKEAKLTAAQRIVPEWKDYDLEIKRLMTKVEDHENSDHYSQVNTTSVLPKNSSNDESIQHEEL from the exons ATGTTTGAAGAAATGTTTGTACGGGTACTGGTTTTATTTGTTCTGCTTTCTACGTGTTTTGATGGAAATGTTGCTTCAGAATTATCAGGTGCTTACACCCAAAGTTATTCTGTTACAACGCTTATCAATGCAAAGTGGCAACAGACCCCATTATATTTAGAAATTGCGGAATATTTGTCTGACGAAAATCCCGCTCTCTTCTGGGACTATGTGAATGAGGTGCAAAGCGAGCAAAAGTTGCTTAAGGAATATG ccTCGGAATCAAATCAGTATTTAGCAGCAATTAATGTCGCCCGCAATCGGTTAAGTGTACTTCAATTGCCATTGCTTAAATTAGTCGTATCTTTGCATAGTCTAACGCCTCGGATTCAAACACATTTACAAATATCTAATAAGATATACGCCAGATCAAATTGCGATTCAAATACTTTTGTACAAATAGGAGAAGACGTTGTTTGCAGCATCGAAGAACTTAAGAAGAAACTTGATTCAAATAAGGAGGCGTTGGAAAACATTACTATATACAGTTTCGATCACATTTACCCGGGTGCGGAAAACAATTCCCGAACTGTGGTGCTGTATGGTGATTTTGCGTCTCATTTATTTTTGACATATCACAAAATCCTGTCAAAGGAGGCACTTGCTGGAAATATACGTTACATCGTCCGACATTATATTGCATTTAACCCTCATAATCGACCTGTTCGGTTGTCTGGATACGGTGTAGAGCTTCATCTAAAATCAACTGAATACAAAAGTCAGGACGATGCGCCTAAAGCAAATGACGACAGCGTTCAGAATAATACGGGCGATGATGTAGAGATTCAAGGGTTTGACTTCAAAATACTTAAGGAGCGTTTTCCAAGTTTGACCCATTCTTTAGATCAACTGCGCTATAATCTCTTAAAGGGTAATGAAGAAATCTCGCAACTTAAAGCATGGGAATTCCAAGATCTTGGGTTGCAGGCAGCCGCTGCGATATCAGAGGTGCAGGGAGATGAGGCTTTGCAAATTCTACAATTCATCGCTCACAATTTTCCTATGCAAGCGCGCACCCTTCTTAGTCATAAAGTATCTGAAGCGTTACGTGCCGAAATTAAGCATAATATTGATGTGTTTGGACGCAGTTTAAACATTGTCCCACCAGATGGTGCAGTATTCGTTAATGGCCTATTTTTTGATGCAGATACTATGGATCTTGGTGCTTTAGTGGAAACATTGCGCAGTGAAGTTCATGTTCTTGAGAGTCTGCATAGAAACAATATACGAGGTTCAATAGCATCAGCGCTTCTCGTTTTGGATCTTTCTGGAGGAGCAAGTAAAGAGTTTGCAATAGATATCAGAGACACAGCAGTAATGTGGATAAATGATATAGAGACTGATTCGCAGTACCGCCGCTGGCCGTCAAGCGTCATGGACTTGTTGAGGCCTGCTTTCCCAGGAATGTTGCGGAACATAcgtaaaaacattttcaatttagTTTTGGTGGTGGATCCTTTGAATCCAAGTAGCCGTAATCTCATTAAATTAGCAGAGAGCTTTGTTATCCATCAAGCTCCTGTGAGACTGGGGCTTGTATTTGACACCCGCAATTCCGAAAAAGATACTGCTAAGGACTATAATTCAATTATCTGTGCATATAACTTTGTAACGCAAAACAAGGATGGCCGCTCAGCTCTTAGTTTTTTAACAGATGTATTTGCAACTGTCGACACCACGGATAATGTACGTCACAAACATATACGAAGTCAGCTGAAGAAGACGTTTAGCAACTTATCGGGTAATAAGGTTGATGATATTCTAGGAGAAGATTCTGACTATGACTATGGGCAGCAGTTGTCGCAGGAATTTATTGACCGTATGGGTTTTGCTAATTCTCCTCAGGCGTTGCTGAATGGTGTGCCTATGcagcaaaatttattatattcagATAGTGAATTCGAAGAGGcaatattttcagaaattatACAACAGACTAGCACTTTTCAGAAGGCAGTATACAAAGGAGATCTAACCGACTCTGATTCGGTTATTGATTATTTAATGAATCAAGACCATGTTATGCCACGTTTGAACCAACGTATTCTCAATACTGATTCTTCAAAATTTCTTGATTTTACGGGTAATGAATATAAAGACTTAACCAATGTACGCGATCTAGCCCAGCTCTCCAATAGAGATATGACGGCAACTCTATTAGCTAATATAAAGTATTTTAGTAGTAAGCATGCCACGGAAAGCATTGGTGCGGTTAAATTGAACTTCCTAACTATTTGGGTTGTTGCTGATATTGAGCAAGCTGACGGTCGTGATTTGTTAATAAATGCTCTTCGTTACCTTAAATCTGGAAGCAGTGTCCGTGTAGCATTTCTACCGAATACAGAAGGTTCACATCTTTCCGATAAGCACAATTTAAATCGCTTAGCGTGGGCTGCTTCACAAACTCTTCCGCCCATAGAAGCAACAGATGTGGTTTTGAAATGGCTTAAGAATCCAGATTTGATAAGGGAAATTCCAGAAGCAATCAACGACATATTATCTTCAACTGaactacatataaaaatgttgagGACATATGTGCAGCGTGTGCTTGGAGTGAAAAAGTCGAGCCGCTTAGTAGTTGGAAACGGCAAGATATTCGGGCCATTGTCTTCTGGGGAACAGTTTACTATGGAAGATTTTGGATTAATTGATCGTTTCAATGCATTTCAATACGGAGATAAAATCCGGAAAGTGATACAGCAGAGCATCGGCAATTATGAAGATAGTGATGACCTTGTAATAACCAGCGATACTTTGCTTAAACTCTACGCTAGCCTGGTacccaaacaacaaaaaactcgATTCAAGATACCAGACGATATTAAGAAATCTAATTCTGTCGTAAGGCTAGCACCGAAACAACCCCTGATGCCACATTTTGATATTTCTGCTGTCATTGATCCAGCTTCACGCAGTGCGCAAAAGCTAGCACCCATTCTGATTTTATTGCGAAACATTCTCAACTGTGAGATGCATATATACTTAACACCAGTCGGCCAACATAGTGACATGCCAGTAAAGAACTTTTATCGATATGTGCTGGAACCGGAAGTTCAATTTCAATCTAACGGTAAATTAGCAGAAGGCCCGTTTGCGAAGTTTACTGGTCTCCCTGTTAACTCGTTACTTACACAAAATCTCCAAGTGCCGGAAAATTGGCTAGTAGAGGCTGTTCGTTCTGTTTATGACTtagataacataaaattaagtgaaattggTGGCCCTGTTCATAGCGAGTATGAATTAGAGTATTTGTTACTCGAAGGCCATTGTTTCGATTCAAATTCTGGAGCTCCACCCCGTGGACTCCAAGTAACATTGGGAACACAAAAGACAGCCGCTATCGTTGACACAATAGTCATGGCAAACCTGGGTTATTTCCAACTCAAAGCGAATCCTGGTGTTTGGGAATTGCGCCTGCGTGAAGGAAAGTCTGCAGACATTTATGATATTACCCACGCCGAAGGTCCGAACACCATTCATCAAAACCACTTAACGAAAGTGGTAATTAGTTCTTTGCGATCTCATGTGATAAAATTGCGAGTCACAAAGAAACCTGGTAAGCAGAACGCAGACTTGCTAGGAGATGACGAAGAAGAAGCAAATTCAGGTATTTGGAATTCCATTGCTAGTTCATTTGGTGCTGGCCCTACAGTCTCAACAAACAGCGAAAATGGCGCCGATGATTCCGAaacaataaacatattttctgttGCTTCTGGACATTTATATGAACGACTGATGCGAATTATGATGCTGTCCGTTTTGAAGCATACAAAATCTCCAGTAAAATTTTGGTTCCTAAAAAATTACTTATCGCCACAATTTACGGATTTCTTACCCCATATGTCGAGGGAGTATGGTTTTCAATATGAGCTCGTGCAATATAAGTGGCCACGCTGGCTGCATCAGCAAACGGAGAAGCAGCGTACGATTTGGGGCTATAAAATTCTCTTTCTGGACGTACTTTTCCCTCTCAATGTACGCAAGATCATTTTTGTAGATGCAGATGCCATTGTGCGCACTGACATCAGAGAACTTTACGAAATGGATCTGGGTGGTGCACCATACGCATACACACCTTTTTGTGACTCTCGAAAAGAAATGGAAGGATTTCGTTTTTGGAAACAGGGCTATTGGCGTAGTCATCTTATGGGGCGACGATATCATATATCCGCTTTGTATGTTGTGGACCTTAAGCGATTCCGTAAAATTGCCGCTGGTGATCGTTTACGTGGACAATATCAAGCTCTAAGTCAGGATCCAAATAGTTTATCAAACTTAGATCAGGACTTGCCAAACAACATGATTCATCAGGTTGCCATCAAGTCATTACCGGATGAGTGGCTGTGGTGTCAAACGTGGTGTAGTGATAACTCTTTCAAAAAAGCTAAAGTGATTGACTTGTGCAACAATCCAATGACAAAAGAAGCGAAACTAACAGCTGCTCAACGAATAGTACCAGAGTGGAAAGACTACGATCTAGAAATTAAGAGATTAATGACAAAGGTAGAGGATCATGAAAATAGTGATCACTACTCCCAAGTCAATACTACAAGCGTTCTCCCAAAAAATTCAAGTAATGACGAGAGCATCCAACATGAAGAATTATAA
- the LOC128860793 gene encoding uncharacterized protein LOC128860793 — MGSIISALPKKPLIGVNMSSPQADMVRDVIANNKVVIFSKSYCPFCTMAKEQFRKLSVPAYVVELDSRSDADEIQNILGEITGGRTVPRCFINGKFIGGGTDVKKMYEQGTLQKYFK; from the exons ATGggttcaatcatttctgctttACCGAAAAAACCCCTCATAGGCGTTAACATGAGTAGTCCTCAGGCAGATATGGTTCGAGATGTAATAGCAAATAATAAGGtcgtaattttttctaaaagctaCTGCCCTTTCTGTACAATGGCCAAGGAG CAATTTCGGAAACTTTCTGTGCCCGCTTATGTTGTTGAACTGGATAGTCGCAGtgatgctgatgaaattcaaaatattcttgGCGAGATAACGGGTGGTAGAACG GTGCCAAGATGTTTCATCAACGGAAAATTTATTGGCGGCGGCactgatgttaaaaaaatgtacgagCAAGGGACTCTTCAAAAGTACTTCAAATGA
- the LOC128860790 gene encoding biogenesis of lysosome-related organelles complex 1 subunit 3 isoform X2: protein MGTQNRGCKQMFTISNMTELVRGEASESDEETHRTNIFASEVAGEATESDEDLYEKKIPALYSENILAESRYKNNLLQRKLIENNIAIYKNMSTFVKGFVTTASKQLLSTEQLLMKSQVTLQSVLSSLKNSQMNIKQLHEKNSNVFTTNFLTNINL from the exons ATGGGGACACAAAATAGAGGCTGTAAACAAATGTTCACAATTTCAAACATGACTGAATTAGTTCGAGGTGAAGCGTCTGAATCGGATGAAGAAACACAT AGAACaaatatatttgcttcagaAGTTGCTGGCGAAGCAACTGAGTCAGATGAAG ATCTATATGAGAAAAAGATCCCAGCACTTTACAGCGAAAATATCCTGGCTGAATCACGTTATAAGAATAATTTATTGCAACGAAAATTAA TTGAAAACAACATagcaatatacaaaaatatgtcaACGTTCGTGAAAGGCTTTGTAACGACTGCATCTAAACAACTACTAAGTACGGAGCAACTGCTAATGAAGTCACAG gtaACCTTGCAGTCAGTATTAAGTTCGTTAAAAAACTCTCAGATGAATATAAAGCAGctgcatgaaaaaaattctaatgtTTTCACTACAAACTTTTTAACGAATATTAACCTCTAA
- the LOC128860790 gene encoding biogenesis of lysosome-related organelles complex 1 subunit 3 isoform X1, protein MGTQNRGCKQMFTISNMTELVRGEASESDEETHVKRTNIFASEVAGEATESDEDLYEKKIPALYSENILAESRYKNNLLQRKLIENNIAIYKNMSTFVKGFVTTASKQLLSTEQLLMKSQVTLQSVLSSLKNSQMNIKQLHEKNSNVFTTNFLTNINL, encoded by the exons ATGGGGACACAAAATAGAGGCTGTAAACAAATGTTCACAATTTCAAACATGACTGAATTAGTTCGAGGTGAAGCGTCTGAATCGGATGAAGAAACACATGTAAAA AGAACaaatatatttgcttcagaAGTTGCTGGCGAAGCAACTGAGTCAGATGAAG ATCTATATGAGAAAAAGATCCCAGCACTTTACAGCGAAAATATCCTGGCTGAATCACGTTATAAGAATAATTTATTGCAACGAAAATTAA TTGAAAACAACATagcaatatacaaaaatatgtcaACGTTCGTGAAAGGCTTTGTAACGACTGCATCTAAACAACTACTAAGTACGGAGCAACTGCTAATGAAGTCACAG gtaACCTTGCAGTCAGTATTAAGTTCGTTAAAAAACTCTCAGATGAATATAAAGCAGctgcatgaaaaaaattctaatgtTTTCACTACAAACTTTTTAACGAATATTAACCTCTAA